The following coding sequences are from one Camarhynchus parvulus chromosome 1, STF_HiC, whole genome shotgun sequence window:
- the TRIM13 gene encoding E3 ubiquitin-protein ligase TRIM13 isoform X2, which produces MMELLEEDLTCPICCSLFDDPRVLPCSHNFCRKCLEGILEGNVRNVLWRPSPFKCPTCRKETPVTGVSSLQVNYSLKGIVEKYNKIKITPKMPVCKVHSGQPLNIFCRTDMQLICGVCATRGDHTKHVFCSIEEAYSQEKRAFETLFQGFETWRCGDALSRLDTLETSKRKALQMLTKDSDKVKEFFEKLQHTLEQKRNEILSDFETMKLAVMQAYDPEINKLNTILQEQRMAFNIAEAFKDVSEPIIFLQQMQEFREKIKVLKETPLPCSTVDISPTMKSFDTSQWNGIKLVDVDKLSLPQESNTFKFKIPSVFSRRFIVNSLIFLLILAVTRMSFVESVIDNLQCWKSQFLTICLSYLADTVEIADHAVFYWEQMTDGASLLREKCKNYTLVVLDNVAQFVCKYKLL; this is translated from the coding sequence ATGATGGAGCTCCTAGAGGAAGATCTGACCTGTCCCATTTGCTGTAGTCTGTTTGACGATCCTCGTGTCCTGCCCTGTTCACACAATTTCTGCAGAAAGTGTCTGGAAGGAATTCTTGAGGGAAATGTGCGGAATGTGCTTTGGAGGCCATCCCCTTTCAAGTGCCCCACATGCAGAAAGGAGACTCCTGTCACTGGAGTCAGCAGCTTGCAGGTCAACTATTCCCTGAAAGGTATCGTGGAGAAGtacaacaaaatcaaaataactcCAAAAATGCCTGTGTGCAAAGTGCACAGCGGGCAACCCCTTAACATTTTTTGCAGGACAGACATGCAGCTGATCTGTGGGGTTTGTGCCACCCGTGGTGATCACACAAAGCATGTTTTCTGTTCCATTGAAGAAGCTTATTCCCAGGAGAAGCGGGCTTTTGAAACCTTGTTTCAGGGCTTTGAAACTTGGCGTTGTGGAGATGCCCTCTCACGGCTGGATACCTTAGAGACCAGCAAGAGGAAAGCTCTGCAGATGCTGACAAAAGATTCTGACAAAGTGAAGGAGTTCTTTgagaagctgcagcacacaCTGGAGCAGAAGCGAAATGAGATTCTGTCTGACTTTGAGACCATGAAGCTTGCAGTGATGCAGGCCTACGATCCAGAAATCAATAAACTGAACACGATTCTGCAAGAGCAGCGGATGGCTTTTAACATTGCTGAGGCCTTCAAAGATGTGTCCGAACCCATTATATTTCTGCAGCAGATGCAGgagttcagggaaaaaatcaaggTGCTCAAAGAAACCCCTTTACCTTGTTCCACTGTGGACATCAGTCCCACAATGAAGAGCTTTGATACCAGCCAGTGGAATGGAATAAAGCTTGTTGATGTGGACAAACTTTCCTTGCCTCAGGAAAGCAACACTTTCAAATTCAAGATTCCCTCGGTCTTTTCACGCAGATTTATAGTGAACTCTCTTATTTTCTTGCTCATTCTTGCTGTCACCAGAATGTCCTTTGTGGAGTCGGTCATTGACAatctccagtgctggaaatctCAGTTCCTTACAATTTGCTTGTCCTATTTGGCAGATACCGTGGAGATAGCAGATCATGCAGTCTTTTACTGGGAACAGATGACAGATGGAGCTTCACTGTTAAGAGAAAAGTGTAAAAACTATACATTGGTTGTACTGGATAACGTTGCACAGTTTGTGTGCAAATATAAACTGTTGTGA
- the TRIM13 gene encoding E3 ubiquitin-protein ligase TRIM13 isoform X1 → MDMMELLEEDLTCPICCSLFDDPRVLPCSHNFCRKCLEGILEGNVRNVLWRPSPFKCPTCRKETPVTGVSSLQVNYSLKGIVEKYNKIKITPKMPVCKVHSGQPLNIFCRTDMQLICGVCATRGDHTKHVFCSIEEAYSQEKRAFETLFQGFETWRCGDALSRLDTLETSKRKALQMLTKDSDKVKEFFEKLQHTLEQKRNEILSDFETMKLAVMQAYDPEINKLNTILQEQRMAFNIAEAFKDVSEPIIFLQQMQEFREKIKVLKETPLPCSTVDISPTMKSFDTSQWNGIKLVDVDKLSLPQESNTFKFKIPSVFSRRFIVNSLIFLLILAVTRMSFVESVIDNLQCWKSQFLTICLSYLADTVEIADHAVFYWEQMTDGASLLREKCKNYTLVVLDNVAQFVCKYKLL, encoded by the exons ATG gACATGATGGAGCTCCTAGAGGAAGATCTGACCTGTCCCATTTGCTGTAGTCTGTTTGACGATCCTCGTGTCCTGCCCTGTTCACACAATTTCTGCAGAAAGTGTCTGGAAGGAATTCTTGAGGGAAATGTGCGGAATGTGCTTTGGAGGCCATCCCCTTTCAAGTGCCCCACATGCAGAAAGGAGACTCCTGTCACTGGAGTCAGCAGCTTGCAGGTCAACTATTCCCTGAAAGGTATCGTGGAGAAGtacaacaaaatcaaaataactcCAAAAATGCCTGTGTGCAAAGTGCACAGCGGGCAACCCCTTAACATTTTTTGCAGGACAGACATGCAGCTGATCTGTGGGGTTTGTGCCACCCGTGGTGATCACACAAAGCATGTTTTCTGTTCCATTGAAGAAGCTTATTCCCAGGAGAAGCGGGCTTTTGAAACCTTGTTTCAGGGCTTTGAAACTTGGCGTTGTGGAGATGCCCTCTCACGGCTGGATACCTTAGAGACCAGCAAGAGGAAAGCTCTGCAGATGCTGACAAAAGATTCTGACAAAGTGAAGGAGTTCTTTgagaagctgcagcacacaCTGGAGCAGAAGCGAAATGAGATTCTGTCTGACTTTGAGACCATGAAGCTTGCAGTGATGCAGGCCTACGATCCAGAAATCAATAAACTGAACACGATTCTGCAAGAGCAGCGGATGGCTTTTAACATTGCTGAGGCCTTCAAAGATGTGTCCGAACCCATTATATTTCTGCAGCAGATGCAGgagttcagggaaaaaatcaaggTGCTCAAAGAAACCCCTTTACCTTGTTCCACTGTGGACATCAGTCCCACAATGAAGAGCTTTGATACCAGCCAGTGGAATGGAATAAAGCTTGTTGATGTGGACAAACTTTCCTTGCCTCAGGAAAGCAACACTTTCAAATTCAAGATTCCCTCGGTCTTTTCACGCAGATTTATAGTGAACTCTCTTATTTTCTTGCTCATTCTTGCTGTCACCAGAATGTCCTTTGTGGAGTCGGTCATTGACAatctccagtgctggaaatctCAGTTCCTTACAATTTGCTTGTCCTATTTGGCAGATACCGTGGAGATAGCAGATCATGCAGTCTTTTACTGGGAACAGATGACAGATGGAGCTTCACTGTTAAGAGAAAAGTGTAAAAACTATACATTGGTTGTACTGGATAACGTTGCACAGTTTGTGTGCAAATATAAACTGTTGTGA
- the KCNRG gene encoding potassium channel regulatory protein — MSSREVVVLSVGGVRFVTRASTLQQFPESRLARMVSDDDREFKLVNGEFFVDRDGALFSYIMDFLRTLQVSLPTDFSDYQRLQREAEFYGLYPLANLLSQEHLLKPRVEILEVRFSLQEMQAFFRIFGSCSTTIEALAEQITVFTGQQSGQGWNSPFPSQKTLVPLPLERPSHHDMVFLCGTEYSAGDQFVARYVSIKPDERKLINGTNVLGLLLDTLLKDGFRLISTRTVTSDEKVECYTFERMKRAAGLAIMVNQTPGSSGVAQPRRSQVQKGK; from the exons ATGAGTAGTCGAGAGGTGGTTGTTCTGAGTGTGGGAGGTGTGAGGTTTGTAACCCGGGCTTCCACCTTGCAGCAGTTCCCTGAGTCCAGGCTGGCACGGATGGTGAGTGACGATGACCGGGAATTTAAACTGGTGAATGGAGAGTTTTTTGTGGACAGAGATGGAGCTTTGTTTAGTTACATCATGGACTTCTTAAGGACTCTCCAGGTGTCCTTACCAACTGATTTCTCAGACTatcagaggctgcagagagaagcagaattCTATGGACTCTACCCCCTGGCCAACCTCCTGAGCCAAGAACATTTGCTGAAGCCGAGGGTGGAGATCTTGGAAGTGCGTTTTTCTCTCCAAGAAATGCAAGCCTTTTTCCGGATCTTTGGTTCCTGCAGTACCACTATTGAGGCACTAGCTGAGCAGATCACTGTGTTCACGGGGCAGCAGTCAGGACAGGGCTGGAACagcccttttccttcccagaaaaCACTCGTTCCACTTCCTTTGGAAAGACCCTCTCATCATGATATGGTTTTTCTGTGTGGGACTGAGTATTCTGCTGGTGACCAGTTTGTGGCCAG GTATGTTTCCATAAAGCCTGATGAGAGAAAGCTGATTAATGGCACTAACGTGCTAGGCCTGCTGCTTGACACTTTACTCAAAGATGGATTTCGCCTCATAAGCACCAGGACAGTCACCAGTGACGAGAAGGTTGAATGCTACACTTTTGAAAGGATGAAGAGGGCAGCAGGCCTTGCCATCATGGTGAACCAaaccccagggagctctggggtaGCACAGCCAAGGAGAAGCCAAGTACAGAAAGGGAAATAA